The following coding sequences lie in one Bacteroidota bacterium genomic window:
- a CDS encoding lipocalin family protein, whose amino-acid sequence MKPHIQPVDLNRYAGTWYEIARFPHRFERNLTGVTATYTLMPNGKIRVENKGFKNSLDGPVSKAIGKAKPAADPAVGHLRVSFFWIFYADYFILGLDQENYQWALVGSSSPNFLWILSRKPQMEQQQLERLIQRAAELGYDVSKLEMVPQPVL is encoded by the coding sequence ATGAAACCTCACATCCAACCCGTTGACCTGAACCGTTATGCCGGCACCTGGTACGAGATCGCTCGTTTTCCGCATCGCTTCGAGCGCAACCTGACAGGGGTGACAGCCACCTACACCCTGATGCCCAATGGCAAGATCAGGGTTGAGAACAAAGGCTTCAAAAACAGCCTCGACGGGCCTGTGAGCAAAGCCATCGGCAAGGCTAAGCCCGCGGCCGACCCGGCAGTGGGGCACCTCAGGGTGTCGTTTTTCTGGATTTTTTATGCCGATTACTTCATCCTCGGGCTGGATCAGGAAAACTACCAGTGGGCATTGGTTGGCAGCAGCTCTCCCAATTTCCTGTGGATCTTGAGCCGAAAGCCACAAATGGAACAGCAACAGCTCGAACGGCTGATTCAACGGGCTGCCGAACTCGGCTACGACGTCTCAAAGCTTGAGATGGTTCCCCAGCCCGTCCTATAA
- a CDS encoding inorganic phosphate transporter yields the protein MYSQFILPLIIAIFLAVNMGASGTAPSFAAAFGANLIPRNLIPGLFGIMVLVGALLFGKNVSRTLGGSILPIEEMSVMLTSIIMLSVALSLFFANLLGVPQSTSQSTVFALAGPALYFDVLQTDKLFYEIIPTWFILPVVAFFLTYLVGRMIYRPGSRLASYEFQVLKQLPLLQALVILSSLYVAMSIGANNVANATGPLASMIINELGIMPTEKDYKLVIVVLVLLIAPTFGIGSSLMGTKVMRSTGVKLVELGPVSAMIISVITASLLLWASTTKGIPTSLVQLNTGAILAIGVARSGWKNVFRNYEVHKFWVIWIITPLLAFGIAIAMTWIADKMGIL from the coding sequence ATATACAGCCAATTTATTCTTCCACTGATTATTGCCATTTTTCTTGCCGTCAATATGGGGGCAAGCGGCACTGCGCCGAGCTTTGCCGCAGCTTTCGGCGCCAACCTGATTCCACGCAACCTGATTCCCGGCCTGTTCGGAATCATGGTGCTTGTGGGGGCCTTGCTATTCGGCAAAAACGTGTCGCGCACCCTTGGCGGAAGTATCCTGCCCATAGAGGAGATGTCGGTCATGCTCACCTCCATCATCATGCTTTCGGTGGCCCTGTCTCTGTTTTTTGCCAACCTTCTGGGTGTGCCGCAGTCCACCAGCCAATCCACAGTGTTTGCCCTGGCCGGACCTGCGCTTTATTTTGATGTGCTTCAGACCGATAAGCTCTTTTATGAGATCATCCCAACCTGGTTTATCCTGCCTGTTGTGGCTTTTTTTCTGACTTATCTCGTGGGCCGGATGATCTACCGTCCAGGCAGCCGGCTGGCAAGTTATGAGTTTCAGGTGCTGAAACAACTGCCCCTGCTTCAGGCGCTGGTCATTTTATCTTCGCTTTATGTGGCCATGTCCATTGGCGCCAACAACGTGGCCAATGCCACCGGCCCTTTGGCTTCTATGATTATAAACGAGCTGGGAATTATGCCCACCGAAAAAGATTACAAGCTGGTCATTGTGGTGCTGGTGTTGCTTATTGCCCCAACCTTTGGCATCGGCAGCTCGCTCATGGGCACCAAGGTGATGCGCTCCACAGGTGTTAAACTTGTTGAGCTGGGGCCGGTGTCGGCCATGATCATCTCGGTGATTACTGCCAGCCTGTTGCTATGGGCTTCAACCACCAAAGGCATTCCTACCTCGCTGGTGCAGCTCAACACCGGCGCCATCCTGGCCATAGGCGTGGCACGTTCGGGCTGGAAAAATGTATTCCGCAACTACGAGGTGCATAAGTTCTGGGTCATCTGGATCATCACCCCTTTACTGGCATTCGGCATAGCCATTGCCATGACCTGGATTGCCGACAAGATGGGTATTTTATAG
- a CDS encoding radical SAM protein — protein MSVFLFDELIFGPVHSRRLGMSLGINLLPTHRKLCTFNCIYCECGWTKNRSSLRTPLPPVEEFLQMLRSKLLQLKGTALQPDSITFAGNGEPTMHPDFPAIVEHTLRLRDEVLPSAKVSVLSNGSMIHHREVAEALGRVDNNILKLDGGNEEIVRAINMPLKAFRLDDYVRRLCDFRGNLILQTLFVRGRYQGKDIDNTTPAQVNDWIGKVRLIQPRYVMIYSIERDTALEGLVKVPAPELERIADQVRIHHIEAEVYS, from the coding sequence ATGTCCGTTTTTCTGTTCGATGAACTGATTTTTGGTCCGGTGCATAGCCGTCGTCTGGGCATGTCGCTGGGTATCAATTTGTTGCCAACCCATCGCAAGCTGTGCACTTTCAATTGCATCTATTGTGAATGTGGCTGGACCAAAAACCGCAGCAGCCTGCGTACCCCATTGCCCCCGGTGGAAGAATTTTTGCAGATGCTCCGCTCGAAGCTCTTGCAGCTAAAGGGCACGGCTTTGCAACCTGACAGCATCACCTTTGCGGGCAATGGCGAGCCTACCATGCATCCCGATTTTCCAGCAATTGTCGAACATACCCTGCGCCTTCGCGACGAAGTGCTGCCCTCGGCCAAAGTGAGCGTGCTTTCGAATGGCAGCATGATTCACCATCGCGAGGTGGCTGAGGCCCTTGGTAGGGTGGACAACAACATTCTGAAGCTCGATGGCGGCAACGAAGAAATCGTGCGGGCCATCAACATGCCCCTCAAGGCGTTCAGGCTCGACGATTATGTGCGCCGGCTTTGCGATTTCCGGGGCAACCTTATTCTTCAAACGCTTTTCGTACGGGGCCGGTATCAGGGAAAAGATATTGACAACACCACCCCGGCTCAGGTGAACGACTGGATCGGGAAAGTAAGGCTCATCCAGCCCCGTTATGTGATGATTTATTCCATCGAACGCGATACGGCACTCGAAGGGCTGGTCAAGGTGCCAGCGCCGGAACTTGAACGTATTGCCGATCAGGTGCGCATCCACCATATCGAAGCCGAAGTTTACAGCTGA
- a CDS encoding polyprenyl synthetase family protein, producing MRQIDIIRAPIRDELTRFEQVFDASMRSKAPLLDKVMQYIVRTKGKKLRPMFVLLSAKINGGINESTYRAASLIELLHTATLVHDDVVDDSNQRRGFFSVNALWKNKIAVLAGDFLLSRGMLLAVENNDFGLLKIVSSAVKEMSEGELLQIEKARRLDIEESVYFDIIRKKTASLIASCCAVGAASAGATEEEVQKMHQFGTLVGTAFQIKDDILDFQDTSVTGKPSGIDIKERKMTLPLIYLLNRSSSSEKRRIVNLVKNHSHEPEKVRQLMEMVRNSGGLEYSAQTMKQLVSDAMQLLENYPESEALSSLKALVEYSINRKN from the coding sequence ATGCGGCAGATCGACATCATCAGGGCACCCATACGCGACGAACTCACCAGGTTTGAGCAGGTGTTCGATGCCAGCATGCGCTCCAAGGCTCCCTTGCTCGACAAGGTGATGCAGTATATCGTGCGCACCAAAGGCAAAAAGCTCCGGCCAATGTTTGTGCTGCTTTCCGCCAAAATCAACGGAGGCATCAACGAATCCACCTACCGGGCAGCTTCGCTGATCGAGCTGCTGCACACCGCCACCCTGGTGCACGACGATGTGGTGGACGATTCGAACCAGCGCAGGGGATTCTTTTCGGTCAATGCACTGTGGAAAAATAAGATAGCCGTGCTGGCAGGCGACTTTCTGCTTTCGCGCGGCATGTTGCTGGCCGTAGAAAACAACGACTTCGGACTCCTGAAGATCGTTTCAAGCGCGGTGAAAGAAATGAGCGAAGGCGAACTGCTTCAGATCGAAAAGGCACGCCGGCTCGACATAGAGGAATCAGTTTATTTCGACATCATCCGCAAAAAAACAGCCAGCCTGATTGCCTCCTGTTGTGCAGTCGGGGCGGCTTCGGCCGGAGCCACTGAAGAGGAAGTGCAAAAAATGCACCAATTTGGCACGCTGGTGGGCACTGCCTTTCAGATCAAGGACGATATACTTGATTTCCAGGACACATCAGTCACCGGCAAACCATCGGGCATCGACATCAAGGAGCGCAAGATGACCCTTCCGCTCATCTATCTGCTCAACCGCAGCAGCAGCTCCGAAAAGCGCCGCATCGTCAACCTGGTGAAAAACCACAGCCATGAGCCTGAAAAAGTGCGGCAGCTGATGGAAATGGTGCGCAATTCGGGCGGCCTGGAATATTCGGCCCAGACCATGAAACAGTTGGTAAGCGACGCCATGCAACTGCTGGAAAACTATCCTGAAAGCGAGGCCCTCAGCTCACTAAAAGCACTGGTTGAATACAGCATAAACCGAAAAAATTAA